The sequence CAAAGACGTGGAAGATTCAAAAAAATTAAATACTGCCCCGGGTCCTTGCATGATTATTTCTAGTTCCGGCATGTGCGAATCCGGAAGAATTTTGCACCACCTTGCAAACAATATCGAAAATCCCGACAATATAATTTTAATGGTCGGATATACTGCTGAAAATACACTCGGTAGAAAAATAACCGAGAAGCAATCGCCCGTTAAAATCTTCGGCGACGAATATCAACTCAACGCCGAAGTAAGAGTGATGGACTCGTTAAGCGCCCACGCCGACGCAAGAGAATTGTTCGATTACGTATCGCGCTTTGACAAAAGCAGGCTGAGAAAAATATTTCTAGTACACGGCGAATCCGAACAACAAATACCGTTTAAATCAAAGCTCCTAAACGCAGGATTCAAATCAGTAGAAATTCCCGAACGGGGATACAGTGCGGAGTTATAAGCACATATTGATAATTTTTATATTACTGAATATATCATGCAGAAAGAATGATCTGATCGAACCTGCCGATGATTACGTTCCTCCCCTTCCGCCAATAAAATTAGAAGTCTATTCGGCTTTCGACGGTCAGGTAGGTTTATCATGGCGTAAAAATATGGAGCCAGATATTGAAGGATATCTGGTCTATCGCAGCATTAACGATACATCCGATTTTACTTATATAACGTTTACTATTAACAATTATTATATCGACGGAAATCTGGAATACGATTCGACTTATTATTATCGTATTGCGGCTAAAGACTTCGACGGAAACATAAGCGGATTCAGCGATATGGTTTCCGCTAAACCGGTAAATATTTTCCCGCCATACAATCCGGTTTATCTTTACGTCTATGCGCGCAACAATTCCGGTAATCCGGAAATAGAAGTCTCGTGGTCCCCTGCTTACGACAACGATATCAGTCATTATGAAATTTACAGGAGCGCCGTCGTTAATTATACCCTTCAAGATCAATACCTTCTTCTAAAATCAGCCGATAATTATTTTCTAGATACTAACAATATTGAACTATTAAAAAAATATTATTACAGAATCGTAAGCGTTGATAAAGGCGGACTCAAAAGCAGCGGCACGGAACCGGTTTCGGATTATGCGCTCAATGTTCCGGAGCTTTTATATCCGGGAAACAATACGACGATAAACAAAATAGATGAGTTTATTTTCAGAGCGGCATCGGCTCCCGCCTCTTATGAATTAATTATACAGACAAGCGAACACGAAGGAGTAATTCATAACGTCCCCATATTCGACGCAGAACCGGATTCGGTTTACGCTCTTAAAGCTGATAATTTATATCTCAATCCTTATATTAAGTATTACTGGAAAATAGCGGCATACACTAAAGATAGAAAACCTAATTCGGTAAGCAAAACATTTTCATTTTTTTACAATCCCGGACAGAATTGAGTTGTCAATTAAAAATAAAATATTATCCGGACTCGCATATTTACTGATTTTTTTGCTATCGTCGAATATTTCGTCCGTAGCCCAAGTACTAAGGGACAGTTCAATATATTCAGTCGATTCATTTTCCGGCAAGCTTCTCAGAAACACCGTCGATAAACAACTCAACACATACATATTCAACACAAAACTAAATTACAATTACAGGTTCTCCGGTTTGTTTATCGGGCTCGACGAAAATTTCAGTTCAACCGTAATCAATTCGACCGAGAAGAATATTAAAGACGAGCAATATTTAAGATTTTTGGCGCAATATAAATTCAATAATTATATCAAGACAGGACTGCTTTTTTATAATAATTCATACAAAGACAGCCGCCTGTTTTCCATTAACAAAACAAATGTTACGCAGGCGTCTTTTTATGCAGGTAGTCAACCCTGGGAGGGACTGGAAATTACAGCTTTTGGCGGCAAATCGTCCAACAGTCAAATAGAGGAGACGGACGAAGGAATAATTTACGGAGGCGAGATTAAGCTGGCGCCGACAAACATAAATGA comes from Melioribacter roseus P3M-2 and encodes:
- a CDS encoding fibronectin type III domain-containing protein, with translation MIIFILLNISCRKNDLIEPADDYVPPLPPIKLEVYSAFDGQVGLSWRKNMEPDIEGYLVYRSINDTSDFTYITFTINNYYIDGNLEYDSTYYYRIAAKDFDGNISGFSDMVSAKPVNIFPPYNPVYLYVYARNNSGNPEIEVSWSPAYDNDISHYEIYRSAVVNYTLQDQYLLLKSADNYFLDTNNIELLKKYYYRIVSVDKGGLKSSGTEPVSDYALNVPELLYPGNNTTINKIDEFIFRAASAPASYELIIQTSEHEGVIHNVPIFDAEPDSVYALKADNLYLNPYIKYYWKIAAYTKDRKPNSVSKTFSFFYNPGQN